In one Salvelinus fontinalis isolate EN_2023a chromosome 16, ASM2944872v1, whole genome shotgun sequence genomic region, the following are encoded:
- the LOC129812564 gene encoding brain-enriched guanylate kinase-associated protein-like isoform X1, producing the protein MKKIYIGKTALKAQRNSCKHQKRSSLHDHKDDFHKRLSYTTHKLEMVESEFDSTRQYLETELRRAQEELEKFTDKLRRIQSSYAAQQRINQDLEEKVHRTSQHHEDEKRALSREIIVLNNHLLEAKITIEKLREDNDLYRKDCNLAAQLLQCSKSHHRAHKLSELPIDFQERVSSHIEKHGCGVTMALCHSSYSDAVPTAVIAKVLEKPEPGSSCPVTRSTSPQPLVDEGHDHDFVTNSVGGEILQRRTAYLYCSDTALYCPERWQERRQSVEVHGLPKGLFLQAQNSNPQEVAFHSGNFSQHRAPSFHGEFTVGSLPASSSYSSFSQASEEERGGEGCGGGLSSTMSSSHQALYMDWRDGGYGERKSTSSYEKDSPPSHSLFPMSHSFQHMMMPPSPNPAKGGGGSSPAYVHTPSCGYSEPYHSPHLASSHTVGSAQGGGGPQAVERSDSQASIGVPTEEELSGSWRQLSVEDINSYSYNCNPGRMSPYSFSEQHFTIGPAKLKLGPLYSSFQEGDDNISLHSHVLDQCLAAAVGGGGLSPSPKHPSMGLRGKPQPLYRAKEDSQDSECSQFFSGSLKDKESGAAGAARGTMNKEHVDVSPNSLAESLHHQSSLEASGLQQQHYQRERVRPSLILAVPRKSSQHHQKCGSTGSGLNRKDSLTKAQLYGTLLN; encoded by the exons ATGAAAAAGATATATATTGGGAAAACAGCTCTCAAAGCCCAGAGAAATAGTTGCAAGCATCAGAAAAGAAG TTCTCTACATGATCACAAGGATGATTTTCACAAGCGTCTGTCCTACACCACCCACAAACTAGAGATGGTGGAGTCTGAGTTCGACTCCACCCGTCAGTACCTGGAGACGGAACTCCGTCGAGCCCAGGAAGAGTTGGAGAAATTCACTGACAAACTACGCAG GATCCAGAGCAGTTATGCAGCTCAACAGAGGATCAATCAAGACCTGGAGGAGAAGGTGCACAGGACA TCCCAGCACCATGAGGACGAGAAAAGAGCGCTGAGTCGGGAGATCATCGTCCTCAACAATCACCTCCTGGAGGCCAAGATCACCATTGAAAAGCTCAGAGAGGACAAC GACCTTTACAGGAAGGACTGTAACCTGGCAGCACAGCTCCTCCAGTGCTCCAAGTCACACCACAGAGCCCACAAGCTATCCGAG CTGCCCATTGACTTCCAGGAGCGGGTGAGCTCCCACATAGAGAAGCACGGATGCGGCGTCACAATGGCGCTGTGCCACTCATCCTACTCCGATGCTGTGCCCACCGCCGTCATCGCCAAGGTGCTCGAGAAGCCCGAGCCGGGCAGCAGCTGCCCAGTCACCCGCTCAACCAGCCCTCAGCCATTGGTGGATGAGGGCCATGACCATGACTTCGTGACCAATAGTGTGGGCGGTGAAATCCTTCAGCGCCGTACCGCCTATCTGTACTGCAGCGACACGGCCCTCTACTGCCCTGAGCGCTGGCAGGAGCGCAGGCAGAGCGTAGAGGTCCACGGCCTCCCCAAGGGTCTCTTCCTCCAGGCCCAGAACTCCAACCCTCAGGAGGTGGCCTTCCATTCAGGTAACTTCTCCCAACACAGGGCCCCCTCCTTCCACGGAGAGTTTACGGTGGGCTCCTTGCCGGCCTCTAGCTCCTACTCCAGCTTCAGCCAAGCttcggaggaggagaggggaggggaaggctgCGGTGGCGGCCTCAGCAGCACCATGTCCTCCTCCCACCAGGCACTCTACATGGACTGGCGGGATGGGGGGTACGGTGAGCGCAAGAGCACCTCTTCTTATGAGAAGGACAGCCCTCCCAGCCACAGCCTCTTCCCCATGTCCCACAGCTTCCAGCACATGATGATGCCGCCTTCCCCCAACCCCGCGAAAGGCGGTGGCGGCTCTTCGCCAGCATACGTGCACACGCCGTCCTGCGGCTACAGTGAGCCGTACCACTCGCCTCACCTAGCATCGTCGCACACCGTGGGCTCGGcccagggtggaggaggaccccAGGCGGTGGAGCGCTCTGACAGCCAGGCCAGCATAGGTGTCCCCACCGAAGAAGAACTATCTGGAAGCTGGAGGCAGCTGAGTGTAGAGGACATCAACTCGTACTCCTACAACTGCAATCCGGGCCGCATGTCTCCCTACAGCTTTTCCGAGCAGCACTTCACCATAGGCCCAGCCAAGCTCAAACTGGGGCCGCTCTACAGCAGCTTCCAGGAGGGGGACGACAACATCTCTCTCCACAGCCATGTGCTGGACCAGTGCTTGGCCGCTGCCGTCGGTGGTGGCGGACTCTCACCCAGTCCCAAACACCCCAGCATGGGCCTGCGGGGCAAGCCCCAGCCCCTTTACAGAGCCAAGGAGGACAGCCAGGACTCAGAGTGCAGCCAGTTCTTCTCTGGAAGCTTGAAGGACAAGGAGAGCGGGGCGGCTGGAGCGGCACGGGGGACCATGAACAAGGAACATGTGGATGTGAGCCCCAACAGCTTGGCCGAGTCCTTGCACCACCAAAGCTCCCTGGAAGCTTCCGGTCTGCAGCAGCAACACtaccagagggagagagtgaggcccAGCTTGATCCTAGCTGTTCCCAGGAAGAGTTCTCAACACCACCAAAAATGTGGAAGCACAGGATCAGGACTTAACAGGAAGGACAGTCTTACCAAGGCCCAGCTGTACGGCACCCTCCTGAACTGA
- the LOC129812564 gene encoding brain-enriched guanylate kinase-associated protein-like isoform X2: protein MSSLHDHKDDFHKRLSYTTHKLEMVESEFDSTRQYLETELRRAQEELEKFTDKLRRIQSSYAAQQRINQDLEEKVHRTSQHHEDEKRALSREIIVLNNHLLEAKITIEKLREDNDLYRKDCNLAAQLLQCSKSHHRAHKLSELPIDFQERVSSHIEKHGCGVTMALCHSSYSDAVPTAVIAKVLEKPEPGSSCPVTRSTSPQPLVDEGHDHDFVTNSVGGEILQRRTAYLYCSDTALYCPERWQERRQSVEVHGLPKGLFLQAQNSNPQEVAFHSGNFSQHRAPSFHGEFTVGSLPASSSYSSFSQASEEERGGEGCGGGLSSTMSSSHQALYMDWRDGGYGERKSTSSYEKDSPPSHSLFPMSHSFQHMMMPPSPNPAKGGGGSSPAYVHTPSCGYSEPYHSPHLASSHTVGSAQGGGGPQAVERSDSQASIGVPTEEELSGSWRQLSVEDINSYSYNCNPGRMSPYSFSEQHFTIGPAKLKLGPLYSSFQEGDDNISLHSHVLDQCLAAAVGGGGLSPSPKHPSMGLRGKPQPLYRAKEDSQDSECSQFFSGSLKDKESGAAGAARGTMNKEHVDVSPNSLAESLHHQSSLEASGLQQQHYQRERVRPSLILAVPRKSSQHHQKCGSTGSGLNRKDSLTKAQLYGTLLN, encoded by the exons TTCTCTACATGATCACAAGGATGATTTTCACAAGCGTCTGTCCTACACCACCCACAAACTAGAGATGGTGGAGTCTGAGTTCGACTCCACCCGTCAGTACCTGGAGACGGAACTCCGTCGAGCCCAGGAAGAGTTGGAGAAATTCACTGACAAACTACGCAG GATCCAGAGCAGTTATGCAGCTCAACAGAGGATCAATCAAGACCTGGAGGAGAAGGTGCACAGGACA TCCCAGCACCATGAGGACGAGAAAAGAGCGCTGAGTCGGGAGATCATCGTCCTCAACAATCACCTCCTGGAGGCCAAGATCACCATTGAAAAGCTCAGAGAGGACAAC GACCTTTACAGGAAGGACTGTAACCTGGCAGCACAGCTCCTCCAGTGCTCCAAGTCACACCACAGAGCCCACAAGCTATCCGAG CTGCCCATTGACTTCCAGGAGCGGGTGAGCTCCCACATAGAGAAGCACGGATGCGGCGTCACAATGGCGCTGTGCCACTCATCCTACTCCGATGCTGTGCCCACCGCCGTCATCGCCAAGGTGCTCGAGAAGCCCGAGCCGGGCAGCAGCTGCCCAGTCACCCGCTCAACCAGCCCTCAGCCATTGGTGGATGAGGGCCATGACCATGACTTCGTGACCAATAGTGTGGGCGGTGAAATCCTTCAGCGCCGTACCGCCTATCTGTACTGCAGCGACACGGCCCTCTACTGCCCTGAGCGCTGGCAGGAGCGCAGGCAGAGCGTAGAGGTCCACGGCCTCCCCAAGGGTCTCTTCCTCCAGGCCCAGAACTCCAACCCTCAGGAGGTGGCCTTCCATTCAGGTAACTTCTCCCAACACAGGGCCCCCTCCTTCCACGGAGAGTTTACGGTGGGCTCCTTGCCGGCCTCTAGCTCCTACTCCAGCTTCAGCCAAGCttcggaggaggagaggggaggggaaggctgCGGTGGCGGCCTCAGCAGCACCATGTCCTCCTCCCACCAGGCACTCTACATGGACTGGCGGGATGGGGGGTACGGTGAGCGCAAGAGCACCTCTTCTTATGAGAAGGACAGCCCTCCCAGCCACAGCCTCTTCCCCATGTCCCACAGCTTCCAGCACATGATGATGCCGCCTTCCCCCAACCCCGCGAAAGGCGGTGGCGGCTCTTCGCCAGCATACGTGCACACGCCGTCCTGCGGCTACAGTGAGCCGTACCACTCGCCTCACCTAGCATCGTCGCACACCGTGGGCTCGGcccagggtggaggaggaccccAGGCGGTGGAGCGCTCTGACAGCCAGGCCAGCATAGGTGTCCCCACCGAAGAAGAACTATCTGGAAGCTGGAGGCAGCTGAGTGTAGAGGACATCAACTCGTACTCCTACAACTGCAATCCGGGCCGCATGTCTCCCTACAGCTTTTCCGAGCAGCACTTCACCATAGGCCCAGCCAAGCTCAAACTGGGGCCGCTCTACAGCAGCTTCCAGGAGGGGGACGACAACATCTCTCTCCACAGCCATGTGCTGGACCAGTGCTTGGCCGCTGCCGTCGGTGGTGGCGGACTCTCACCCAGTCCCAAACACCCCAGCATGGGCCTGCGGGGCAAGCCCCAGCCCCTTTACAGAGCCAAGGAGGACAGCCAGGACTCAGAGTGCAGCCAGTTCTTCTCTGGAAGCTTGAAGGACAAGGAGAGCGGGGCGGCTGGAGCGGCACGGGGGACCATGAACAAGGAACATGTGGATGTGAGCCCCAACAGCTTGGCCGAGTCCTTGCACCACCAAAGCTCCCTGGAAGCTTCCGGTCTGCAGCAGCAACACtaccagagggagagagtgaggcccAGCTTGATCCTAGCTGTTCCCAGGAAGAGTTCTCAACACCACCAAAAATGTGGAAGCACAGGATCAGGACTTAACAGGAAGGACAGTCTTACCAAGGCCCAGCTGTACGGCACCCTCCTGAACTGA
- the LOC129812564 gene encoding brain-enriched guanylate kinase-associated protein-like isoform X3 has translation MVESEFDSTRQYLETELRRAQEELEKFTDKLRRIQSSYAAQQRINQDLEEKVHRTSQHHEDEKRALSREIIVLNNHLLEAKITIEKLREDNDLYRKDCNLAAQLLQCSKSHHRAHKLSELPIDFQERVSSHIEKHGCGVTMALCHSSYSDAVPTAVIAKVLEKPEPGSSCPVTRSTSPQPLVDEGHDHDFVTNSVGGEILQRRTAYLYCSDTALYCPERWQERRQSVEVHGLPKGLFLQAQNSNPQEVAFHSGNFSQHRAPSFHGEFTVGSLPASSSYSSFSQASEEERGGEGCGGGLSSTMSSSHQALYMDWRDGGYGERKSTSSYEKDSPPSHSLFPMSHSFQHMMMPPSPNPAKGGGGSSPAYVHTPSCGYSEPYHSPHLASSHTVGSAQGGGGPQAVERSDSQASIGVPTEEELSGSWRQLSVEDINSYSYNCNPGRMSPYSFSEQHFTIGPAKLKLGPLYSSFQEGDDNISLHSHVLDQCLAAAVGGGGLSPSPKHPSMGLRGKPQPLYRAKEDSQDSECSQFFSGSLKDKESGAAGAARGTMNKEHVDVSPNSLAESLHHQSSLEASGLQQQHYQRERVRPSLILAVPRKSSQHHQKCGSTGSGLNRKDSLTKAQLYGTLLN, from the exons ATGGTGGAGTCTGAGTTCGACTCCACCCGTCAGTACCTGGAGACGGAACTCCGTCGAGCCCAGGAAGAGTTGGAGAAATTCACTGACAAACTACGCAG GATCCAGAGCAGTTATGCAGCTCAACAGAGGATCAATCAAGACCTGGAGGAGAAGGTGCACAGGACA TCCCAGCACCATGAGGACGAGAAAAGAGCGCTGAGTCGGGAGATCATCGTCCTCAACAATCACCTCCTGGAGGCCAAGATCACCATTGAAAAGCTCAGAGAGGACAAC GACCTTTACAGGAAGGACTGTAACCTGGCAGCACAGCTCCTCCAGTGCTCCAAGTCACACCACAGAGCCCACAAGCTATCCGAG CTGCCCATTGACTTCCAGGAGCGGGTGAGCTCCCACATAGAGAAGCACGGATGCGGCGTCACAATGGCGCTGTGCCACTCATCCTACTCCGATGCTGTGCCCACCGCCGTCATCGCCAAGGTGCTCGAGAAGCCCGAGCCGGGCAGCAGCTGCCCAGTCACCCGCTCAACCAGCCCTCAGCCATTGGTGGATGAGGGCCATGACCATGACTTCGTGACCAATAGTGTGGGCGGTGAAATCCTTCAGCGCCGTACCGCCTATCTGTACTGCAGCGACACGGCCCTCTACTGCCCTGAGCGCTGGCAGGAGCGCAGGCAGAGCGTAGAGGTCCACGGCCTCCCCAAGGGTCTCTTCCTCCAGGCCCAGAACTCCAACCCTCAGGAGGTGGCCTTCCATTCAGGTAACTTCTCCCAACACAGGGCCCCCTCCTTCCACGGAGAGTTTACGGTGGGCTCCTTGCCGGCCTCTAGCTCCTACTCCAGCTTCAGCCAAGCttcggaggaggagaggggaggggaaggctgCGGTGGCGGCCTCAGCAGCACCATGTCCTCCTCCCACCAGGCACTCTACATGGACTGGCGGGATGGGGGGTACGGTGAGCGCAAGAGCACCTCTTCTTATGAGAAGGACAGCCCTCCCAGCCACAGCCTCTTCCCCATGTCCCACAGCTTCCAGCACATGATGATGCCGCCTTCCCCCAACCCCGCGAAAGGCGGTGGCGGCTCTTCGCCAGCATACGTGCACACGCCGTCCTGCGGCTACAGTGAGCCGTACCACTCGCCTCACCTAGCATCGTCGCACACCGTGGGCTCGGcccagggtggaggaggaccccAGGCGGTGGAGCGCTCTGACAGCCAGGCCAGCATAGGTGTCCCCACCGAAGAAGAACTATCTGGAAGCTGGAGGCAGCTGAGTGTAGAGGACATCAACTCGTACTCCTACAACTGCAATCCGGGCCGCATGTCTCCCTACAGCTTTTCCGAGCAGCACTTCACCATAGGCCCAGCCAAGCTCAAACTGGGGCCGCTCTACAGCAGCTTCCAGGAGGGGGACGACAACATCTCTCTCCACAGCCATGTGCTGGACCAGTGCTTGGCCGCTGCCGTCGGTGGTGGCGGACTCTCACCCAGTCCCAAACACCCCAGCATGGGCCTGCGGGGCAAGCCCCAGCCCCTTTACAGAGCCAAGGAGGACAGCCAGGACTCAGAGTGCAGCCAGTTCTTCTCTGGAAGCTTGAAGGACAAGGAGAGCGGGGCGGCTGGAGCGGCACGGGGGACCATGAACAAGGAACATGTGGATGTGAGCCCCAACAGCTTGGCCGAGTCCTTGCACCACCAAAGCTCCCTGGAAGCTTCCGGTCTGCAGCAGCAACACtaccagagggagagagtgaggcccAGCTTGATCCTAGCTGTTCCCAGGAAGAGTTCTCAACACCACCAAAAATGTGGAAGCACAGGATCAGGACTTAACAGGAAGGACAGTCTTACCAAGGCCCAGCTGTACGGCACCCTCCTGAACTGA